One stretch of Macaca nemestrina isolate mMacNem1 chromosome 17, mMacNem.hap1, whole genome shotgun sequence DNA includes these proteins:
- the LOC105469232 gene encoding large ribosomal subunit protein eL39 — MLLLRHRGVFLPPLLAMSSHKTFRIKRFLAKKQKQNRPIPQWIRMKTGNKIRYNSKRRHWRRTKLGL; from the coding sequence ATGCTGCTTCTCCGCCATCGTGGTGTGTTCTTGCCTCCACTTCTCGCCATGTCTTCTCACAAGACTTTCAGGATTAAGCGATTCCTggccaagaaacaaaagcaaaatcgtCCCATTCCCCAGTGGAttcggatgaaaactggaaataaaataagGTACAACTCCAAAAGGAGACACTGGAGAAGAACCAAGCTGGGTCTATAA